Genomic segment of Spirochaetota bacterium:
ATCTGAATATATTATCAACTACTACAATGGAGTTATCAATAAGCATCCCAACACCTATGGCAAGTCCACCCATTGACATCATGTTAAGCGACAGATCAAAGAAATACATCAACACAAATGAAGTGATAATTGAAACAGGAATAGACAAACCCATAATAAGCGAAGCACGGACATTACGTAATATAACAAGAACAACAAGGATTGCAATTAATGCTCCCTCAATAGCATTTTTCAGCATATTCTGTATTGATAATTCAATGAATTCAGCAGCATTATAAAATGGCTTAATATCCATTCCTTTAGGAAGTGTCTTGCGCACTTCTTCAACCTTCTTTAAAATATTGCGTGCAACAATTACAGTATTTTTATCTGACTGTTTTTGGATTCGTAAAATAACACCATTCTCTCCATTAAGCCTCACAATCTCTTTAACATCAGCAGGTGCAAGATATACCCGCGCAATATCCTTAACATAAATAGGTGTTCCATTTTTTACCGTGACAACAACATTGCGTATATCATCCAACGATTTAAATTCGCCCTGGGTTCGCAATGTGTACTTCATATACGGCGTTTTAACATCACCACCAGCAATATTGAGGTTTTCAGCTGCTAAAAGCTGTATTATCTGGTCAATAGTGAGTTTATATGCATCTATCCTGTTTTTAATAAGCTCAACCTTAACCTCATAGCTCTGACCCCCACTGACATACGCTGCAGCTACACCATCAGTTTGTTCAAAAAGACTTTTGAGATTATCCTCTGCATATTTTTTTACATACGCTAAATCCTTAGGGCCGGTCACTGATAGCATGATTATTGGCATCATGGAAACATCAAATTTGAGAACAACCGGATTTTTAACATCTTCGGGTAAAAACCTTTTGCGTATATCAATACGTTCACGGATATCACTTACTGCAAGGCCCATGTCAGTGCCCCACACAAATTTAGCAACAATCATCGACAGGCCTTCTTTAGATGTTGATGTAATTGTATCGATATTATTGACTGATGCTATTGCTTCTTCTAATGGCTGGGTTACTGTACTTTCAATTTCTTTGGGACCCACATTTGGGTATTCAGTAAACACCACCACCACTGGGAATTCAATGTCAGGGAAAAGGTCCAGAGGGATTTTTACATAACTTATTATCGCTACCACTATAATAGCTATATACAGCATAACCGTTGTTATTGGACGCTGAACAGATATATCAGTAATCTTCATAAAAGACTCCTTGCCAGGATAGTAATGATGTTATTTTTTTTCTTCCATATACAGCAACAGTTTATCACCATGGCCCACATTCTCTTTTCCTAATGTTACCACCACATCACCCTCATTAACCCCAGAAATAACTTCTGTGACATCTCGTAATGTAAAACCTGGTTTTATGGTTTGTTTAAATGCTTTATTATCTATTACTTTGTATACATAATAATTGCCGGAGCTATCGCTTAAAATGCTATCTACCGGAATAACTACTGCATTTTTAACTTCTCCCATTTGTATCTGAATATCAGCAAACATTCCATGGCGCAGCTTAAGCTCAGGGTTATCGATAAGTATGCGCACCTCCTGAGTTCTGCTAGCTGCATCCAGCACTGCATTTTTGCGGTACACCGTTCCATAAAAATATGTGTTGGGATAAGCATCAACACGCACTTTTGCCTTCATACCTATCTGCACCATGTTGATCTGTTCTTCAATAAGCTGAGCTACTGCTTCAACCTGATTCATAGTAACTACCTGGGCAAGTGGCGTTTGTGGGCTAATTGACATACCTCTGTCAACCATAACGGTACCTACATACCCAGTAAGTGGCGATTCCACAACTGCTGGCATATACTCCATCCCTACTATATCTCTATCCACCCTGAACAGCACCTGCCCTTTTTTTACAAACTGTCCTTCTTTTACAAGGATCTCCATAACCTTGCCCGGTACCTGTGAAAACACATTCACAACCTCTTTGCCAACAATATCGCCACTTAAATTCAGGGTTTTTGTTATATCCATTCGAACAGCTTTTGCAGCTTTTACCGGTATTACACGCTCTTCTTCAACCACCTTTTTGGGATTGATTTTATTTGCAACATACACCACCAGCCTATAGGCTGCAATAATTGCTATAATAATAACAACAACTGTAAGTATTGTTTTTGTTCCCCTTTTCATAGTAATTCTCCCACCAAATTAATAAATCTTGAAATAATCCACCCCAATTGCCTTATTCAATTCTGCCTGCGATACTTTATAATCATACAAAGCCTGTATGTATAAGGTCTTTGCCTGGATTAATGCCACATTTGCTTCTAAAAATTTTGAGTTATCAATAATACCATTTCTGAACTGCAATGTTGCAGTTTTCAATGACTCCTGGGCCGTTTCAACGTTTCCCTGTTGCGAATATAATGAGTTTGATGCTGATTTAAGTTTTAGAAAGCCTCGCTGGATATCAAGCCGCACACTTTTCACAAAATCCTGCAGTTGCAAGTCAAGCTGATTTGCCTGGCTTTCCAGCTGTTTTGCTTTTGCATGCGAAGAATTAATAGGTGATAATGCTCCCCACTGGTAAGTAGCACCAAACGTAATCATCCAATGATCATTCCATCCCTTAGGGGCAAAGCTTTCAGACATTGCCTGGCTCATTGCTTGTAAAATTGGATCTATTGCTGGATTGCCTGTTGGCGTAAAACCACCATTTTCTTTTGAAATGGATTTACTTGATCCGTAATTTCCACTCACAAATAAGCTAGGCCACAAGTAAACCGACGATGCAGCATCTGATGCATACTCCAATGCTTTTTTGCTATGCGACAGTTGCAATAATTCAGGCCTGTTTTTAAGTGACAGGCCAACAAGTTCCTTTATAAGAGCTATCTCCTGTTGCTCTTCAAGTGAAAGGTATTGCAAATCTTCATTGCTTACCTGAAGCACTGATTCATCAAGTTCAACTGGCTCATTTATATCCCTGTTTAATTGTATGTTGAAGGAAGCACACACTGTCAGGTAATCATTCCTAGCATTGATAAGCTGTGTCTTTTCATTATTATATGCAACTTTTGCGCGCAAAAAATCTAACTTTGAAAAGGTTCCTTTCTGATATCCAACAGTTACTACACGTAGGTTTTCCTCCAGTGCTTTAAGTGCTTCCTGGTGCATGGTTATTAGTTCTTTAGTCAGAAGTATCTGATAATAAAGGCGAAGTGTAGTTATTATAGTATTGGCTTTAATTGACCGCGCTTCATATTCACTGGCAATGTATCCGTTGCGTGAAGCCTGCAGGCTGTTATAAAATGCACCTGGATTAATTGCTATCTGTCCGCTTATAATCTTCACATCATACTGACCTGCTATCTGCGACTGAAATCCTGACTCATACCATTGCCGTGTATAGGCAACATCAGTAGAAAGCTGTGGCCACAGCATTCCCCAGCTTTCACGTACTTTATACCTGTTTTCTTCAACTTTAAGGAGAGCAGCTTTATATGTATTATTACTTTCAATTGCTAATTTAATTGCCTGCTGTAAAGTAAGAGGTTGTGCAA
This window contains:
- a CDS encoding efflux RND transporter permease subunit produces the protein MKITDISVQRPITTVMLYIAIIVVAIISYVKIPLDLFPDIEFPVVVVFTEYPNVGPKEIESTVTQPLEEAIASVNNIDTITSTSKEGLSMIVAKFVWGTDMGLAVSDIRERIDIRKRFLPEDVKNPVVLKFDVSMMPIIMLSVTGPKDLAYVKKYAEDNLKSLFEQTDGVAAAYVSGGQSYEVKVELIKNRIDAYKLTIDQIIQLLAAENLNIAGGDVKTPYMKYTLRTQGEFKSLDDIRNVVVTVKNGTPIYVKDIARVYLAPADVKEIVRLNGENGVILRIQKQSDKNTVIVARNILKKVEEVRKTLPKGMDIKPFYNAAEFIELSIQNMLKNAIEGALIAILVVLVILRNVRASLIMGLSIPVSIITSFVLMYFFDLSLNMMSMGGLAIGVGMLIDNSIVVVDNIFRYREKGARPNEASKLGTDEMGMAITASTLTNLVVFIPFLFSQGLAVQLFKDMILTITFSMLSSLVVALSLVPMLAAKFIPRVEHVYTGRLSFLQPLFET
- a CDS encoding efflux RND transporter periplasmic adaptor subunit: MKRGTKTILTVVVIIIAIIAAYRLVVYVANKINPKKVVEEERVIPVKAAKAVRMDITKTLNLSGDIVGKEVVNVFSQVPGKVMEILVKEGQFVKKGQVLFRVDRDIVGMEYMPAVVESPLTGYVGTVMVDRGMSISPQTPLAQVVTMNQVEAVAQLIEEQINMVQIGMKAKVRVDAYPNTYFYGTVYRKNAVLDAASRTQEVRILIDNPELKLRHGMFADIQIQMGEVKNAVVIPVDSILSDSSGNYYVYKVIDNKAFKQTIKPGFTLRDVTEVISGVNEGDVVVTLGKENVGHGDKLLLYMEEKK
- a CDS encoding TolC family protein, which encodes MNYQNKKKFIHTFIITVVVFNIVVLLCGTTYIVAQPLTLQQAIKLAIESNNTYKAALLKVEENRYKVRESWGMLWPQLSTDVAYTRQWYESGFQSQIAGQYDVKIISGQIAINPGAFYNSLQASRNGYIASEYEARSIKANTIITTLRLYYQILLTKELITMHQEALKALEENLRVVTVGYQKGTFSKLDFLRAKVAYNNEKTQLINARNDYLTVCASFNIQLNRDINEPVELDESVLQVSNEDLQYLSLEEQQEIALIKELVGLSLKNRPELLQLSHSKKALEYASDAASSVYLWPSLFVSGNYGSSKSISKENGGFTPTGNPAIDPILQAMSQAMSESFAPKGWNDHWMITFGATYQWGALSPINSSHAKAKQLESQANQLDLQLQDFVKSVRLDIQRGFLKLKSASNSLYSQQGNVETAQESLKTATLQFRNGIIDNSKFLEANVALIQAKTLYIQALYDYKVSQAELNKAIGVDYFKIY